From one Amycolatopsis sp. FDAARGOS 1241 genomic stretch:
- a CDS encoding alpha/beta hydrolase, which produces MYFASETSTDGVVERDFTVGAVPGVLWTPAAGAGPLVLMGHGGGTHKKAPAMTGRAQLLLAAGFSVAVLDAPGHGDRPRTADDDREIAAMQQAMATGEPVGPIVVRYNGLLAEQAVPEYRVALDALLEEVPGPVGYYGINMGTAIGVPLVAAEPRITAAVLGQFWPESLVELAKQITVPIEFDIQWDDEHIPRESALALFDAFASPEKTLHANAGKHK; this is translated from the coding sequence ATGTACTTCGCTTCTGAAACCTCGACGGACGGTGTCGTCGAACGCGACTTCACCGTCGGTGCGGTCCCCGGCGTCCTCTGGACGCCCGCGGCGGGCGCCGGCCCGCTGGTCCTGATGGGCCACGGCGGCGGCACGCACAAGAAGGCGCCGGCCATGACCGGTCGCGCGCAGCTCCTGCTGGCCGCGGGCTTCTCCGTGGCCGTGCTCGACGCACCCGGTCACGGCGACCGGCCCCGCACGGCCGACGACGACCGTGAGATCGCCGCGATGCAGCAGGCCATGGCGACGGGCGAGCCGGTCGGCCCGATCGTCGTCCGGTACAACGGCCTGCTCGCGGAGCAAGCCGTGCCGGAATACCGGGTGGCGCTCGACGCCCTGCTGGAGGAGGTTCCCGGCCCGGTCGGCTACTACGGCATCAACATGGGCACCGCGATCGGCGTGCCGCTGGTGGCCGCCGAACCCCGGATCACGGCCGCGGTGCTGGGCCAGTTCTGGCCGGAATCGCTGGTCGAGCTCGCCAAGCAGATCACCGTGCCGATCGAGTTCGACATCCAGTGGGACGACGAGCACATCCCGCGCGAATCCGCCCTCGCGTTGTTCGACGCCTTCGCCTCACCGGAGAAGACGTTGCACGCCAACGCGGGCAAGCACAAGTAG
- a CDS encoding 3-hydroxyacyl-CoA dehydrogenase NAD-binding domain-containing protein, whose protein sequence is MKVTVVGGGVIGVSGAGLMAARGLDVTISDPAPGIQDTVGVGLAEPAPALRELGLPADNLTVSFEPDLATAVAEADVVQENGPVGKTGWAATTASTRSTRPPT, encoded by the coding sequence ATGAAGGTGACGGTCGTCGGCGGCGGGGTCATCGGCGTGTCCGGGGCGGGTCTCATGGCCGCGCGCGGGCTGGACGTGACGATCAGCGATCCGGCGCCGGGCATCCAGGACACCGTGGGCGTCGGGCTCGCGGAGCCGGCACCGGCGTTGCGGGAGCTGGGCCTGCCCGCCGACAACCTCACCGTGAGCTTCGAACCCGACCTCGCCACGGCCGTCGCCGAAGCCGATGTGGTCCAGGAGAACGGCCCGGTGGGGAAAACGGGATGGGCCGCTACCACGGCAAGTACTCGATCGACACGTCCACCGACCTGA
- a CDS encoding ABC-F family ATP-binding cassette domain-containing protein, which produces MSKASVVCTGLSFSWPDGTSVFDDLSFTLASGRTGLVAPNGAGKSTLLKLVAGELRPQAGSVTVDGLLGYLPQTLPLAGEPPVADVLEIAPIVRALAAIEAGDASEEHFTAVGADWDIEERARAELDRLGLGDVTLARRLDSLSGGQIVSLGLAAQLLKQPDVLLLDEPTNNLDRDARRRLQAVLGDWKGALLLVSHDRDLLDRMDRIAELDHGSLRLFGGSFTEYEAAKQAAREVAEKNVRAAEQELKREKRELQQARERAARRASTGARTGSDIPRIALGNIKRRAETAAGKAGDMHAQRLDAAKARYDEAGRAAREDDTIVLSLPGTAVPAGRTVFHGERLRVRELFAGEGVTLAIRGPERIALIGANGVGKSTLLRLVAGQLEPDSGLLTRADGRVAYLSQRLDLLDDNRTVAENLRAAAPQLAEADRMNLLARFLFRGPRAHLPVGVLSGGERLRATLVCVLCAEPAPQLLLLDEPTNNLDLASVEQLVSALNAYQGAFVVVSHDDRFLAEIGVRRWLTLAGGTLAESGPPPGF; this is translated from the coding sequence ATGTCCAAAGCTTCTGTCGTCTGCACCGGCCTGTCCTTCTCCTGGCCGGACGGCACCTCGGTGTTCGACGACCTGTCCTTCACGCTCGCGTCGGGCCGCACCGGGCTGGTCGCGCCCAACGGCGCCGGCAAGAGCACGCTGCTCAAGCTCGTCGCCGGGGAACTGCGCCCGCAGGCCGGTTCCGTGACCGTCGACGGCCTGCTCGGCTACCTGCCCCAGACGCTGCCGCTCGCCGGTGAGCCCCCCGTGGCCGACGTGCTGGAGATCGCGCCGATCGTGCGCGCGCTGGCCGCCATCGAGGCCGGCGACGCGAGCGAAGAGCACTTCACCGCCGTCGGCGCCGACTGGGACATCGAGGAGCGCGCCCGTGCCGAGCTCGACCGGCTCGGGCTCGGCGACGTCACGCTCGCCCGCCGCCTCGACAGCCTCAGCGGTGGCCAGATCGTGTCGCTCGGTCTCGCCGCCCAGCTGCTCAAGCAGCCCGACGTGCTGCTGCTCGACGAGCCGACCAACAACCTCGACCGTGACGCCCGCCGGCGCCTGCAGGCCGTGCTCGGGGACTGGAAGGGCGCGTTGCTGCTGGTCAGCCACGACCGTGATCTGCTCGACCGGATGGACCGCATCGCGGAGCTCGACCACGGCTCGCTGCGGCTGTTCGGCGGCAGCTTCACCGAGTACGAGGCGGCGAAGCAGGCCGCTCGCGAGGTCGCGGAGAAGAACGTGCGCGCGGCGGAGCAGGAGCTCAAGCGCGAGAAGCGCGAGCTTCAGCAAGCGCGTGAACGCGCGGCCCGGCGCGCGTCCACGGGCGCCCGCACCGGCAGCGACATCCCGCGCATCGCGCTCGGCAACATCAAGCGGCGGGCGGAGACGGCAGCGGGCAAGGCCGGCGACATGCACGCGCAGCGCCTCGACGCCGCCAAGGCCCGCTACGACGAGGCCGGCCGCGCCGCGCGTGAGGACGACACGATCGTGCTGTCGCTGCCCGGTACGGCCGTGCCCGCCGGGCGCACGGTGTTTCACGGCGAGCGCCTGCGGGTGCGGGAGCTGTTCGCCGGCGAGGGCGTGACGCTGGCGATCCGCGGGCCGGAGCGGATCGCCCTCATCGGCGCCAACGGAGTTGGCAAGTCGACACTGCTGCGGCTCGTCGCGGGACAGCTCGAGCCCGACAGCGGCCTGCTGACCAGGGCCGACGGTCGCGTCGCCTACCTGTCGCAGCGGCTCGACCTGCTCGACGACAACCGCACGGTGGCGGAGAACCTGCGCGCGGCCGCACCGCAGCTCGCTGAGGCCGACCGGATGAACCTGCTCGCGCGGTTCCTCTTCCGCGGGCCGCGGGCGCACCTGCCGGTCGGCGTGCTCTCGGGCGGCGAGCGGCTGCGGGCGACGCTCGTGTGCGTGCTGTGCGCCGAGCCCGCGCCGCAGCTGCTGCTGCTCGACGAACCCACGAACAACCTGGACCTGGCGAGCGTCGAGCAGCTGGTGAGCGCGCTGAACGCGTACCAGGGCGCGTTCGTGGTGGTGAGCCACGACGACCGGTTCCTCGCGGAGATCGGGGTGCGCCGCTGGCTGACGCTGGCCGGCGGCACGCTCGCCGAATCGGGGCCGCCGCCGGGTTTCTGA
- a CDS encoding VOC family protein, which translates to MTEYTSPVPLPALDALAPEPYREIYGMPMFPLVPTADLEESKEFWLNGLGFIDLFSIPGRITHLRRWAFQDVLLVPGEPAEPSALSISFSCVPNQIDEIGKRCEELRPGCTSGPEEKPWNSVELTIVTPEHTRVVMTAARPIDPDSEQAAQLRAVGIDVPRG; encoded by the coding sequence GTGACCGAATACACCAGTCCCGTCCCGCTGCCCGCCCTCGACGCCTTGGCTCCCGAGCCCTACCGGGAGATCTACGGCATGCCGATGTTCCCCCTGGTCCCGACCGCCGACCTCGAGGAGTCCAAGGAGTTCTGGCTGAACGGCCTCGGGTTCATCGACCTGTTCTCCATCCCCGGCCGGATCACGCACCTGCGGCGCTGGGCCTTCCAGGACGTCCTGCTCGTGCCCGGCGAACCCGCCGAACCGTCCGCGCTGAGCATCAGCTTCTCATGCGTGCCGAACCAGATCGACGAGATCGGCAAGCGGTGTGAGGAGCTCCGGCCCGGCTGCACAAGCGGGCCGGAGGAGAAGCCGTGGAACTCCGTCGAGCTGACGATCGTGACGCCCGAGCACACGCGGGTTGTCATGACAGCCGCGCGGCCGATCGACCCGGACAGCGAGCAGGCCGCGCAGCTGCGCGCCGTCGGTATCGACGTCCCGCGCGGCTGA
- a CDS encoding zinc-binding dehydrogenase — translation MGGLPATMRAARFDAETKALTVETVPVPAPGRGEVVVRVAACGICHSDLTQLDGHFTPRLPVITPGHETAGTVAAVGDEVDFWAPGDRVVVAAGRPCGSCRECRHGGGIDACERLEIMAFDYDGAWAEYVVTPATTLVGVPEHVPLEQAAVLADAVSTPYGALDTVGLRVAESVGIWGLGGLGTHLVQLTRISGASPIVALDPLPAARERALGLGADFVLDPLDDATPERLAEITDGHGLDVAFDCVGRASSIAQADRALGHRGRLALVGMSPDKLTLGAEMNFVRGRHTVVGHLGYRMSHLVDLVELVARGRLDVSGSISAVLPLEEAADGVRRLREHEGNPIRVLLKP, via the coding sequence ATGGGCGGGCTTCCGGCCACGATGCGGGCGGCGCGGTTCGACGCGGAGACGAAGGCGCTGACCGTGGAGACGGTGCCCGTGCCGGCGCCCGGTCGCGGCGAGGTCGTGGTGCGGGTCGCCGCGTGTGGGATCTGCCATTCGGACCTGACGCAGCTCGACGGGCACTTCACGCCGCGGTTGCCCGTGATCACGCCCGGGCATGAGACGGCAGGCACGGTGGCCGCCGTCGGCGACGAGGTGGACTTCTGGGCGCCCGGTGACCGCGTGGTCGTCGCCGCGGGGCGGCCGTGCGGGTCGTGCCGCGAGTGCCGCCACGGTGGCGGGATCGACGCGTGCGAGCGCCTCGAGATCATGGCGTTCGACTACGACGGCGCGTGGGCCGAGTACGTGGTCACGCCGGCGACCACGCTCGTCGGCGTGCCGGAGCACGTGCCGCTGGAGCAGGCCGCCGTGCTGGCCGACGCGGTGTCAACCCCGTACGGCGCCCTCGACACGGTCGGCCTGCGCGTGGCGGAATCCGTGGGCATCTGGGGCCTCGGCGGCCTCGGGACGCACCTGGTGCAGCTGACGCGGATCAGCGGCGCGTCGCCGATCGTCGCGCTCGATCCACTGCCCGCCGCGCGCGAACGGGCGCTGGGCCTCGGCGCCGACTTCGTCCTCGACCCCCTCGACGACGCGACCCCGGAGCGGCTCGCCGAGATCACCGACGGTCACGGCCTCGACGTCGCGTTCGACTGCGTGGGCCGCGCGTCGAGCATCGCGCAGGCCGACCGCGCGCTGGGCCACCGCGGGCGCCTCGCACTCGTCGGCATGTCGCCCGACAAGCTGACGCTGGGCGCGGAGATGAACTTCGTGCGGGGCCGCCACACGGTCGTCGGCCACCTCGGATACCGGATGTCGCACCTGGTCGACCTGGTGGAGCTCGTCGCCCGCGGCCGGCTCGACGTGTCGGGCTCGATCAGCGCCGTCCTGCCGCTGGAAGAGGCCGCCGACGGCGTGCGGCGGCTGCGCGAGCACGAGGGCAACCCGATCCGGGTCCTGCTGAAGCCTTGA
- a CDS encoding alkaline phosphatase family protein, translating to MSENEEQGNGFTRRRLLGSAAAAGGLAAAAMALPANVRKAIAAPAPKNGRISDVKHVVMLMQENRSFDHYYGTLSGVRGFGDPNVARQADGRSVFYQKDPNNPDGYLLPYHLDTKSTAAQAIPSTSHEWAVQHQAWNGGKNDNWLPAHMAADGVINGQYTMGYFTREDIPFQYALADAFTILDSYHCSVLGPTGPNRHMWMAGTIDPNGVAGGPSLTTSAPNGQYSFKTYPERLTEAGVSWKIYHAPGSTTGLASISHIAQYFNAKPGDDLFEKAMNPQPLGQFEYDAAHDQLPTVSWILPPSAYDEHPANLPAAGATFVAGKIDAIAANPDVWAKTVFILSYDENDGLFDHVVPPTPKPGTPDEFVFKTSVTGVDGGGLPVGLGFRVPCIIVSPWTVGGWVCSETSDHTSQLRLLERVTGVSEPNISDWRRRTVGDLTSAFRFNDASKRAPVLPDTQGQYNLAQFEVSQFKLPAIPTDKQTFPRQEPGHRPKTS from the coding sequence ATGAGCGAGAACGAAGAGCAGGGCAACGGCTTCACGCGCAGACGGCTGCTGGGTTCCGCCGCGGCCGCGGGCGGGCTCGCCGCCGCGGCCATGGCCCTGCCTGCCAACGTCCGCAAGGCGATCGCGGCCCCCGCACCGAAGAACGGCCGGATCTCCGACGTCAAGCACGTCGTGATGCTGATGCAGGAGAACCGCAGCTTCGACCACTACTACGGCACGCTCTCGGGCGTCCGCGGGTTCGGTGACCCGAACGTCGCGCGCCAGGCCGACGGCCGCTCGGTCTTCTACCAGAAGGACCCCAACAACCCCGACGGTTACCTGCTGCCCTACCACCTCGACACGAAGTCGACCGCCGCGCAGGCCATCCCGTCGACGAGCCACGAGTGGGCTGTGCAGCACCAGGCCTGGAACGGTGGCAAGAACGACAACTGGCTGCCCGCCCACATGGCCGCCGATGGCGTGATCAACGGCCAGTACACCATGGGTTACTTCACGCGCGAGGACATCCCGTTCCAGTACGCGCTGGCCGACGCGTTCACGATCCTCGACTCCTACCACTGCTCGGTGCTCGGCCCCACAGGCCCGAACCGGCACATGTGGATGGCCGGGACCATCGACCCGAACGGCGTCGCGGGTGGCCCGTCGCTCACCACCAGCGCGCCCAACGGCCAGTACTCGTTCAAGACCTACCCCGAGCGCCTCACCGAGGCCGGCGTGAGCTGGAAGATCTACCACGCACCCGGCTCGACCACAGGGCTCGCGTCGATCTCGCACATCGCCCAGTACTTCAACGCGAAGCCGGGCGACGACCTGTTCGAGAAGGCGATGAACCCGCAGCCGCTCGGCCAGTTCGAGTACGACGCGGCTCACGACCAGCTGCCCACCGTCAGCTGGATCCTGCCGCCCAGCGCCTACGACGAGCACCCGGCCAACCTGCCGGCCGCGGGCGCGACGTTCGTCGCCGGCAAGATCGACGCCATCGCGGCCAACCCCGATGTGTGGGCCAAGACGGTGTTCATCCTGTCCTACGACGAGAACGACGGCCTGTTCGACCACGTCGTGCCGCCGACCCCGAAGCCCGGTACCCCGGACGAGTTCGTGTTCAAGACGTCGGTGACGGGCGTTGACGGCGGCGGCCTGCCCGTCGGGCTCGGGTTCCGCGTGCCGTGCATCATCGTGTCGCCGTGGACGGTGGGCGGCTGGGTGTGCTCGGAGACCTCCGACCACACGTCGCAGCTGCGGCTGCTGGAGCGCGTGACCGGGGTGAGCGAGCCGAACATCAGCGACTGGCGCCGCCGCACCGTGGGCGACCTCACGTCCGCGTTCCGCTTCAACGACGCCAGCAAGCGGGCGCCCGTGCTGCCCGACACCCAGGGCCAGTACAACCTGGCGCAGTTCGAGGTGAGCCAGTTCAAGCTGCCGGCCATCCCGACCGACAAGCAGACCTTCCCCCGCCAGGAGCCCGGCCACCGGCCGAAGACCTCCTGA
- a CDS encoding class I SAM-dependent methyltransferase, translating into MACGFDYDGEMRRYQPRLREALAVGPDDVVLDIGCGSGTTTREVARLATRGSAVGVDVSPERLAVARRDAPANASFVRADAQVHPFPPARFTLAFSRYGTMFFADPAAAFANIGRAVRPGARFVQLVWQGSARQEWVTEIRRALADGAPVAGDESAFSLGDPAVVTELLTTAGFIGVGVTDLSEPIWYGPDPDAAVEAVLPLRLTRDVLDQLAGADRERAFDRLRAVMAAHHTADGVWFGSRSWLVTARGGGG; encoded by the coding sequence ATGGCGTGCGGGTTCGACTACGACGGCGAAATGCGGCGCTACCAGCCGCGGCTGCGGGAAGCCCTGGCCGTCGGCCCGGACGACGTGGTGCTCGACATCGGCTGCGGCAGCGGCACGACGACCCGGGAGGTCGCCCGGCTCGCGACCAGGGGCAGCGCGGTCGGTGTCGACGTTTCGCCCGAGCGGCTGGCGGTGGCCCGGCGCGACGCCCCGGCCAACGCGAGCTTCGTGCGGGCGGACGCGCAGGTGCACCCGTTCCCACCCGCGCGGTTCACCCTGGCGTTCAGCCGATACGGCACGATGTTCTTCGCCGATCCGGCGGCGGCGTTCGCGAACATCGGCCGCGCGGTGCGGCCTGGTGCGCGGTTCGTGCAGCTGGTCTGGCAGGGCTCGGCCCGGCAGGAGTGGGTGACGGAGATCCGCCGCGCGCTGGCCGACGGCGCGCCCGTGGCCGGGGACGAGAGCGCGTTCTCGCTGGGTGACCCCGCCGTGGTCACGGAGTTGTTGACCACGGCGGGGTTCATCGGCGTCGGCGTCACCGACCTGTCCGAGCCGATCTGGTACGGCCCGGACCCCGACGCCGCCGTCGAGGCCGTGCTGCCGCTACGCCTGACGCGAGACGTGCTCGATCAGCTGGCCGGGGCCGACCGCGAACGCGCCTTCGACCGGCTGCGGGCCGTCATGGCCGCACACCACACCGCGGACGGTGTGTGGTTCGGCTCGCGGTCGTGGCTCGTCACCGCGCGAGGAGGTGGCGGCTGA
- a CDS encoding NmrA family NAD(P)-binding protein — translation MEADLDDERSVLRAFAGAYGLSWSRTSGPSARRKTKRRARGRRWSWTAAVAARAAKAAGLEHVVWSTLDDTRPHFEHQGTELPTLLGEYKVPHFDAKSEASRFFTELGVPTTFLETTFYYESFLAGQGPHRGTDGKRALTNPMATR, via the coding sequence GTGGAGGCGGATCTGGACGACGAGCGGAGCGTGCTTCGGGCGTTCGCCGGCGCGTACGGGCTCTCGTGGTCACGAACTTCTGGGCCCAGCGCACGCCGGAAGACGAAGCGGCGCGCACGCGGGCGCAGATGGAGCTGGACCGCGGCGGTCGCCGCCCGCGCGGCGAAGGCGGCCGGACTGGAGCACGTGGTCTGGTCCACGTTGGACGACACGCGCCCGCACTTCGAGCACCAGGGCACCGAGCTGCCGACGCTGCTCGGCGAGTACAAGGTCCCGCACTTCGACGCCAAGAGCGAGGCGAGCCGGTTCTTCACCGAGCTGGGCGTGCCGACGACGTTTCTGGAGACGACCTTCTACTACGAGTCGTTCCTCGCCGGCCAGGGCCCGCACCGCGGCACCGACGGCAAGCGCGCGCTGACCAACCCGATGGCGACTCGGTGA
- a CDS encoding class I SAM-dependent methyltransferase, whose protein sequence is MAPPDQVPANDYDTLAEGYSAENETSLQNAYYERPATLALAGDVAGRRILDAGCGAGPLFALLRDRGAAVTGIDASAGMLAQARQRLGPDADLRVADLAGPLPFTDATFDDVIASLVLHYFEDWGPTLTELHRVLKPGGRLIVSVDHPYAVHMIQRDQGQQTNYFATYEWTEEWVFGGPPVRMSVWNRPLHAMTDAFTAAGFRISAISEPPPLPEVRELFPDGYRALTTNPSFLFFVVHAD, encoded by the coding sequence ATGGCGCCTCCCGATCAGGTCCCGGCGAACGACTACGACACCTTGGCCGAGGGGTACTCCGCCGAAAACGAGACCAGTCTCCAGAACGCGTACTACGAACGGCCCGCCACACTGGCTCTCGCGGGAGACGTGGCCGGTCGCCGGATCCTCGACGCGGGCTGCGGTGCCGGCCCGCTGTTCGCCCTGTTGCGCGATCGCGGCGCCGCCGTGACCGGCATCGACGCAAGCGCCGGGATGCTGGCGCAGGCGCGGCAGCGGCTCGGCCCCGACGCGGACCTGCGGGTCGCCGACCTGGCCGGCCCGCTGCCGTTCACCGATGCCACGTTCGACGACGTGATCGCGTCCCTGGTGCTGCACTACTTCGAGGACTGGGGACCGACGCTGACCGAATTGCACCGCGTGCTGAAGCCGGGCGGCCGGCTCATCGTGTCGGTCGACCACCCCTACGCGGTCCACATGATCCAGCGCGATCAAGGGCAGCAGACCAACTACTTCGCGACCTACGAGTGGACCGAGGAGTGGGTGTTCGGCGGCCCGCCCGTGCGTATGAGCGTCTGGAACCGCCCGCTGCACGCGATGACCGACGCCTTCACCGCGGCCGGGTTCCGGATCTCCGCCATCAGCGAGCCCCCGCCGCTGCCGGAAGTCCGTGAGCTGTTCCCCGACGGGTACCGCGCACTGACGACGAACCCGAGCTTCCTGTTCTTCGTCGTGCACGCGGACTGA
- a CDS encoding VOC family protein, with protein MAIVNALGGVHHLRLTVTDLECSRAFYQDVLGFRVVAESPGSPRDPAVREDPDALYGGVVLGNDSLILGLRPVADPADRFESERVGLDHVSFRLGSMAELREAAERLDGTDVSHGKLRDLPAFGIAILSIDDPDGIHLELTAALE; from the coding sequence ATGGCGATCGTCAACGCCCTCGGCGGCGTCCACCACCTCCGGCTCACCGTGACCGACCTCGAATGCTCGCGCGCCTTCTACCAGGACGTGCTCGGCTTCCGGGTCGTCGCCGAGTCTCCGGGCAGCCCGCGGGACCCGGCCGTGCGCGAGGATCCCGACGCGCTCTACGGCGGCGTCGTGCTGGGCAACGACTCCCTGATCCTCGGCCTGCGCCCGGTCGCCGACCCCGCCGACCGGTTCGAGTCCGAACGCGTGGGCCTGGACCACGTGAGCTTCCGGCTCGGCTCCATGGCCGAACTGCGCGAAGCGGCCGAACGCCTCGACGGCACCGACGTGAGCCACGGCAAGCTGCGGGACCTGCCGGCCTTCGGCATCGCGATCCTGTCGATCGACGACCCCGACGGGATCCACCTCGAGCTCACCGCCGCGCTCGAGTAG
- a CDS encoding multidrug effflux MFS transporter, with translation MTNRLEAEPSAGVSAGGGQLKLVLVLGALVALGPLSIDMYLPALPRIAQDLVTSESTIELTLTGTVLGLGLGQLLVGPLSDAVGRRIPLVTGTLIHVAASLLCLVAPNVELLTAARVLQGLGASAGAVLALAVVRDLYTDRGAARLLSRLILVMGVSPVLAPTIGSALLNWTEWRGVFVALAVIGAASALAAALLLPETLPKARRQPWQAKATLSSYRGLLTDRSFVGLVIVAGLAMAGLFAFVSGGSFVFQQQFGLDQQQFGLLFGASAIWLIAATQINARLMNHYEPAQVLLVASVAAGVSAAILVVTAVTGFGGMFGVAVPVWVVLFFAGLILPNAPAVALDAHGEAAGTAASLLGAVQFGIGAAISPVVGFLGNNAAAMAIVMFGGLVLAGVVLWTVARPWQVPVPAGTAEPAGAPEPQPVACAEAG, from the coding sequence GTGACGAACAGGCTGGAAGCCGAACCCAGCGCCGGCGTGTCCGCTGGGGGCGGGCAGCTGAAGCTGGTGCTCGTGCTGGGGGCGTTGGTCGCGCTCGGCCCGCTGTCCATCGACATGTACCTGCCCGCGCTGCCGCGCATCGCGCAGGACCTCGTGACGTCCGAGTCCACCATCGAGCTCACGCTGACCGGCACGGTCCTCGGACTGGGTCTCGGGCAGCTGCTGGTGGGGCCGCTGTCCGACGCGGTCGGCCGGCGGATCCCGCTGGTTACGGGGACGTTGATCCACGTCGCCGCGTCGCTGCTGTGCCTGGTGGCGCCCAACGTCGAACTGCTGACCGCTGCGCGCGTGCTGCAGGGCCTCGGCGCGTCGGCGGGGGCTGTGCTGGCGCTGGCCGTGGTGCGCGACCTCTACACCGACCGCGGGGCGGCCAGGTTGCTGTCGCGGCTGATCCTCGTGATGGGCGTGTCGCCGGTGCTCGCGCCGACGATCGGCAGCGCCCTGCTGAACTGGACCGAGTGGCGTGGCGTGTTCGTGGCGCTCGCCGTGATCGGCGCGGCCAGCGCGCTCGCCGCGGCGCTGCTGCTGCCCGAGACACTGCCGAAGGCGCGGCGCCAGCCGTGGCAGGCCAAGGCGACGCTGAGCTCCTACCGCGGGCTGCTCACGGACCGCTCGTTCGTCGGCCTCGTGATCGTCGCGGGGCTCGCGATGGCCGGGCTGTTCGCGTTCGTCAGCGGTGGTTCGTTCGTGTTCCAGCAGCAGTTCGGGCTCGACCAGCAGCAGTTCGGCCTGCTCTTCGGCGCCAGCGCGATCTGGCTGATCGCCGCGACGCAGATCAACGCGCGCCTGATGAACCACTACGAACCCGCGCAGGTGCTGCTCGTCGCGAGCGTCGCGGCCGGAGTTTCCGCCGCGATCCTGGTCGTCACGGCCGTCACCGGGTTCGGCGGCATGTTCGGCGTGGCGGTGCCGGTGTGGGTCGTGCTGTTCTTCGCCGGCCTGATCCTGCCCAACGCGCCCGCCGTCGCCCTCGACGCCCACGGCGAAGCCGCCGGTACCGCGGCGTCCCTGCTGGGCGCCGTCCAGTTCGGCATCGGCGCGGCGATCTCGCCCGTCGTCGGTTTCCTGGGCAACAACGCGGCCGCCATGGCCATCGTCATGTTCGGCGGCCTCGTGCTCGCCGGCGTCGTGCTGTGGACCGTCGCGCGCCCGTGGCAGGTACCAGTCCCGGCCGGCACCGCCGAGCCGGCCGGCGCCCCCGAGCCACAGCCGGTGGCCTGCGCCGAAGCGGGCTGA
- a CDS encoding MerR family transcriptional regulator, translating into MSEGLTVGRAAALVGVSVKTLHHWDAIGLVRPSERTCAGYRVYSGDDVARVHRVLVYRELGFPLAQIGRLLDDPAVDAHAHLHRQRTELVERIERLQTMVSAVDTMLAATKSGLQLTPEQQVEIFGSDWHPEWAGEAEDRWGDSPQWAQYAERAATMSPADWEKIAAEVEQLNSDLATARTAGITPGSPEANALAERHRATMAVYFDCPHARHVCLGRLLSSPEEGFAEYYGKLAPDLASWLRDAINANAEAHGVDPATATWD; encoded by the coding sequence ATGAGCGAAGGCTTGACGGTCGGCCGGGCGGCCGCGCTCGTCGGCGTCAGCGTGAAAACGCTGCACCACTGGGACGCGATCGGGCTCGTGCGGCCGAGCGAACGCACGTGCGCGGGGTACCGGGTGTACTCGGGTGACGACGTCGCCCGAGTACACCGGGTCCTCGTGTACCGCGAGCTCGGCTTCCCGCTCGCCCAGATCGGCCGGCTCCTCGACGACCCGGCCGTCGACGCCCACGCCCACCTGCATCGGCAGCGCACCGAACTCGTGGAGCGCATCGAGCGGCTGCAGACGATGGTGTCCGCCGTGGACACGATGCTCGCGGCCACGAAGTCGGGGCTGCAGCTGACCCCCGAGCAGCAGGTGGAGATCTTCGGCTCCGACTGGCACCCCGAGTGGGCCGGCGAAGCCGAAGACCGCTGGGGCGACAGCCCGCAATGGGCCCAATACGCCGAACGTGCCGCCACCATGAGCCCAGCCGACTGGGAGAAGATCGCGGCCGAAGTCGAGCAGCTCAACAGCGACCTCGCCACGGCCCGCACCGCCGGCATCACGCCGGGCTCCCCCGAGGCCAACGCTCTCGCCGAACGCCACCGCGCCACCATGGCCGTGTACTTCGACTGCCCCCACGCCCGCCACGTCTGCCTCGGTCGCCTGCTCTCCTCACCGGAGGAAGGCTTCGCCGAGTACTACGGCAAGCTGGCCCCCGACCTGGCCTCCTGGCTCCGCGACGCCATCAACGCCAACGCCGAAGCCCACGGCGTCGACCCGGCGACGGCGACCTGGGATTGA